One window of Marinobacterium aestuarii genomic DNA carries:
- a CDS encoding glutathione binding-like protein: MLNEYSIADLAAYPWIRPHERQLQNLDDFPNLKRWFERMQSRPAVITAYEKAAPWTDRPAVTEEGKKLLFGQKAQN; encoded by the coding sequence GTGTTGAATGAATACTCCATCGCCGACTTGGCCGCCTACCCCTGGATCAGGCCCCACGAGCGCCAATTACAGAACCTGGATGACTTCCCGAACCTCAAGCGCTGGTTCGAGCGCATGCAAAGTCGCCCGGCCGTTATCACCGCCTACGAAAAGGCCGCGCCCTGGACTGACCGTCCAGCGGTAACGGAAGAAGGCAAAAAGCTGCTGTTCGGACAAAAAGCGCAAAACTGA
- a CDS encoding fructose bisphosphate aldolase yields MNQRQFNKVRGDDGFIAALDQSGGSTPKALRQYGIPETDYSGDDEMFDRVHQMRTRIITSPAFGGNRILGAILFENTMELKVGGKPTAQYLWEEKQIVPFLKVDKGLAAQENGVQLMKPIPELDALLDRAVAQGVFGTKMRSLITLAQDKGIRAIVDQQFEIAKRILAKGLIPIIEPEIDIHSPEKAQAEVILKTQLLAQLNALTPGQNVMLKLTLPEQPDFYKECIEHPNILRVVALSGGYTRAQANERLAQNNAMIASFSRALTEGLSAQQSSEAFNTMLDASIQSIFDASKIQP; encoded by the coding sequence ATGAACCAGCGGCAATTCAACAAAGTACGTGGCGATGACGGCTTTATCGCCGCGCTCGACCAGAGCGGTGGCAGCACACCCAAGGCATTGCGTCAGTACGGCATTCCCGAAACCGACTATTCGGGCGATGACGAGATGTTCGATCGGGTCCATCAAATGCGTACAAGGATCATCACCAGCCCGGCGTTCGGTGGCAACCGGATCCTGGGCGCGATCCTGTTCGAGAACACCATGGAGCTCAAGGTCGGCGGCAAGCCAACGGCGCAATACCTGTGGGAAGAGAAGCAGATCGTGCCTTTCCTCAAAGTCGACAAGGGCCTGGCGGCACAAGAGAATGGCGTTCAGCTCATGAAGCCGATCCCGGAACTTGACGCCCTGCTTGATCGGGCAGTGGCACAGGGTGTCTTTGGCACCAAGATGCGCTCGCTCATCACGCTCGCGCAGGATAAGGGCATCCGTGCGATCGTCGACCAGCAATTCGAGATCGCCAAGCGCATCCTCGCCAAAGGACTGATACCGATCATCGAACCGGAAATCGATATTCACAGCCCCGAAAAAGCACAGGCTGAGGTCATTCTTAAAACCCAGTTACTCGCGCAGCTGAATGCTCTCACGCCGGGGCAGAACGTCATGCTCAAGCTGACGTTGCCGGAACAGCCCGACTTTTACAAAGAGTGCATCGAGCATCCGAACATCCTGCGGGTTGTTGCCTTATCGGGCGGCTATACGCGGGCGCAAGCGAATGAACGGCTCGCCCAAAACAACGCAATGATTGCAAGCTTCTCCCGCGCCTTGACCGAGGGCTTGTCGGCACAACAGTCCAGCGAGGCGTTCAACACCATGCTCGACGCATCCATCCAGAGTATCTTCGACGCGTCCAAGATCCAGCCATGA